The following coding sequences lie in one Candidatus Kinetoplastibacterium sorsogonicusi genomic window:
- the pyrE gene encoding orotate phosphoribosyltransferase: MKNISSNKFLNFILESNIIKFGSFITKSGRVSPYFFNTGLFNNGFLIKKLSEFYSDKILSSKINFDMLFGSAYKGIPLVTSIAISLSNSNNSLKNNIPFAFNRKEIKDHGEGGIIIGANLTGNVLIIDDVITSGLSIYESINIVKSLGANPAGIIVAMDRMEQSKNDNSSIYCSASEEIKNTYDLPVISLISVKDILRHITGKKEFQKNYYDLKNYIDQYCIV, from the coding sequence ATGAAAAATATATCTTCAAATAAATTTTTAAATTTTATACTTGAGTCTAATATTATCAAGTTTGGTTCTTTTATAACAAAATCTGGCAGAGTAAGTCCATATTTTTTTAATACTGGCTTATTTAATAATGGTTTTTTAATAAAAAAATTATCTGAATTTTATTCAGATAAAATCTTATCATCAAAAATTAACTTTGATATGTTATTTGGTTCAGCATACAAAGGAATTCCTTTAGTTACATCTATAGCAATATCTTTATCTAATTCTAATAATTCATTAAAAAATAATATTCCTTTTGCTTTTAATAGAAAAGAAATAAAAGATCATGGTGAAGGAGGAATTATTATAGGTGCTAATCTTACAGGTAACGTACTAATTATTGATGATGTCATTACATCAGGATTATCTATATATGAATCTATAAATATAGTTAAAAGCTTAGGAGCTAATCCAGCTGGTATTATTGTAGCTATGGATAGAATGGAACAATCGAAAAATGATAATTCATCAATATATTGTTCTGCATCAGAAGAAATAAAAAATACTTATGATCTTCCTGTTATAAGTTTAATATCTGTAAAAGATATTCTTAGACATATAACAGGTAAAAAAGAATTTCAAAAAAATTACTATGATTTAAAAAATTATATAGATCAATATTGTATTGTTTAA
- the mreC gene encoding rod shape-determining protein MreC has product MQIQRTPILFRRSISNEFKLLFLAFLSVLMMITDAGYNDGYVIPKLREYISLIIYPFQRTAFAPIDMVKKANDWLDAANLSRKENEILQKQRIELAQVLTHASQLESENAQLRRLLGIVDSTSETAIVVEVLYEPKNLSSKHLVFNKGRNAKIIPGMPVIDESGIVGQIIRVTNKTSEAALVSDNKISIPVQILRNGLRLIVSGSGFVNNMEVKYMAADADIEIGDILVTSGIGGIYPAGLSVAKITSVERNNSSGFLKAIASPLSNSNRYRHFLVLCVEQ; this is encoded by the coding sequence ATGCAAATACAAAGAACACCAATTTTATTTAGACGTAGTATTTCTAATGAATTTAAACTATTATTTTTAGCTTTTTTATCTGTGTTAATGATGATAACAGATGCTGGTTATAATGATGGTTATGTAATACCTAAATTACGAGAATATATATCTTTAATTATATACCCGTTTCAACGTACTGCATTTGCTCCTATAGATATGGTTAAAAAAGCTAATGATTGGTTAGATGCTGCTAATCTTAGCAGAAAAGAAAATGAAATACTTCAAAAACAGCGTATTGAATTAGCTCAAGTTCTTACTCATGCTAGTCAATTAGAATCTGAAAATGCTCAATTACGTCGTTTATTGGGTATTGTAGATTCTACTAGTGAAACAGCCATAGTTGTTGAGGTTTTATATGAGCCTAAAAATTTATCTAGTAAACATTTAGTTTTTAATAAAGGGCGTAATGCAAAAATAATACCTGGTATGCCAGTAATTGACGAGAGTGGTATTGTTGGTCAAATTATAAGGGTAACTAACAAAACATCAGAAGCAGCATTAGTTAGTGATAACAAAATTTCTATTCCAGTACAAATTTTAAGAAATGGTTTAAGGTTGATAGTATCGGGAAGTGGTTTTGTAAATAATATGGAAGTAAAATATATGGCAGCTGATGCTGACATAGAAATAGGAGATATTTTAGTTACTAGTGGTATTGGTGGAATATATCCGGCTGGATTATCTGTAGCCAAAATTACTAGTGTAGAACGAAATAATTCTTCTGGGTTTTTAAAAGCTATAGCAAGTCCTCTTTCAAATTCTAATAGATATAGACATTTTCTTGTATTATGTGTTGAACAATAA
- the gatC gene encoding Asp-tRNA(Asn)/Glu-tRNA(Gln) amidotransferase subunit GatC, translating to MILNQKNIKNIANIAKIDLQDKQLELMTHEINNLLKIISKIDLINTDKVEELINPILSYQDETLFLRKDEVNFDQESNKTILKNAPEINNNLFLVPIVIE from the coding sequence ATGATACTAAATCAAAAAAATATAAAAAATATTGCTAATATAGCAAAAATAGATTTACAAGATAAGCAATTAGAATTAATGACACATGAAATTAATAATTTACTAAAAATAATTAGCAAAATTGATTTAATTAATACTGATAAAGTTGAAGAATTAATTAATCCAATATTATCTTATCAAGATGAAACATTATTTCTTAGAAAAGATGAAGTTAATTTTGATCAAGAATCTAATAAAACAATATTGAAAAATGCTCCAGAAATAAATAATAATTTGTTCCTAGTACCTATAGTAATAGAGTAA
- a CDS encoding rod shape-determining protein gives MFGFLRSYFSSDMAIDLGTANTLIYVKGKGILLDEPSVVAIRHEGGTHGKKIIQAVGHDAKQMLGRVPGNIEAIRPMKDGVIADFTVTEQMLKQFIRMVHPRNMLAPSPRMIVCVPCGSTQVERRAIRESALGAGASNVYLIEEPMAAAIGAGLSVSDASGSMVVDIGGGTTEVAVISLGGMVYKGSVRVGGDKFDESIVNYIRRNYGMLIGEPTAELIKKEIGSAFPGSEVREIEVKGRNLAEGVPRSFTVSSNEILESLTDPINQIVSAVKIALEQTPPELGADITDKGIALTGGGALLRDLDKLLQEETGLPVVVANDPLTCVVRGCGESLEHLDKLATVFIND, from the coding sequence ATGTTTGGTTTCTTAAGAAGTTATTTTTCTAGTGATATGGCAATAGATCTTGGCACTGCCAATACACTTATTTATGTTAAAGGAAAGGGAATTTTACTGGATGAACCTTCTGTAGTAGCTATTAGACATGAAGGAGGTACTCATGGTAAAAAAATCATACAAGCTGTTGGTCATGATGCAAAACAAATGTTAGGTAGAGTACCTGGAAATATTGAAGCAATTAGACCAATGAAAGATGGTGTAATTGCCGATTTTACTGTTACAGAGCAAATGCTTAAACAATTCATTAGAATGGTACATCCACGGAATATGCTTGCTCCAAGTCCTAGAATGATTGTATGTGTACCATGTGGTTCTACTCAAGTAGAACGTAGAGCAATTAGGGAATCTGCATTAGGTGCAGGAGCTTCTAATGTTTATCTAATAGAAGAACCAATGGCAGCTGCGATTGGGGCCGGTTTGTCAGTTTCAGATGCCAGTGGATCTATGGTAGTGGATATAGGTGGTGGTACTACTGAAGTAGCAGTAATATCATTAGGAGGTATGGTATATAAAGGTTCTGTTAGAGTAGGTGGAGATAAATTTGATGAATCTATAGTCAATTATATTAGACGCAATTATGGTATGTTAATAGGGGAACCTACAGCTGAACTTATTAAAAAAGAAATAGGTTCTGCATTTCCTGGATCAGAAGTAAGAGAAATTGAAGTAAAAGGTCGTAACTTAGCAGAGGGGGTTCCTCGCAGTTTTACTGTGTCTTCAAATGAAATTTTAGAATCATTAACTGATCCTATTAATCAAATAGTATCTGCTGTAAAAATTGCATTAGAACAAACTCCTCCTGAATTAGGTGCTGATATTACTGATAAAGGTATAGCATTAACTGGAGGAGGTGCATTATTACGTGACTTAGATAAACTTTTACAAGAAGAAACTGGATTACCTGTAGTAGTTGCTAATGATCCTTTAACTTGTGTAGTAAGAGGATGTGGAGAATCATTAGAACATTTGGATAAATTAGCAACAGTATTTATTAATGATTAA
- the gatB gene encoding Asp-tRNA(Asn)/Glu-tRNA(Gln) amidotransferase subunit GatB, which translates to MKWEIVIGLETHIRLLTNSKLFSDSSNHMGSIPNKNINAVDVALPGTLPILNEKAVEYAIIFGLATNSKISNKTMFARKNYFYPDLPKGYQISQLDMPITSGGKIFYKNNEIEKNINITRAHLEEDAGKSIHGELMLSNGNPSTGIDLNRAGSTLLEIVTEPELRSVEDTVAYAKTLHHLVKWLGICDGNMQDGSFRCDINISVRKYGDQKLGTRTEIKNLNSFKFMEQAIKFECNRQINILENGGIITQETRLYDPIKNITVCMRNKENSHGYRYFNDPDILPLNISDDFIKKIKNKIPELPQICCKRFQNICEISLTDAKKLTANREIANYFDKTINLLNSKSLYKIAANLILGDITYFSNKESKDVFFSKISHINLANIVKRIGDNTISYKIAKEIIEGIWNNKFIGEIDEIIFTNGLKQIDDMIEFEKIIDDIIQNNDDIVKEFLSGKEKALNSLVGKIMKITKGKINPQKVLSFIKEKIYKKY; encoded by the coding sequence ATGAAATGGGAAATTGTAATAGGATTAGAAACTCATATAAGATTACTAACTAATTCAAAGCTATTTTCTGATAGTAGTAATCATATGGGATCAATTCCAAATAAAAATATTAACGCAGTTGATGTTGCTTTACCTGGTACTTTACCTATTTTAAATGAAAAAGCAGTAGAGTATGCAATAATTTTTGGTTTAGCTACAAATTCAAAAATTTCAAATAAAACAATGTTTGCAAGAAAAAATTATTTTTATCCTGATTTACCTAAAGGGTATCAAATTAGTCAGCTAGATATGCCTATAACTTCAGGTGGAAAGATTTTTTATAAAAATAATGAAATAGAAAAAAATATAAACATTACTCGAGCTCATTTAGAAGAAGATGCAGGTAAATCTATACATGGAGAATTAATGCTGTCTAATGGAAATCCATCTACAGGTATAGATTTAAATAGGGCAGGTTCTACATTATTAGAAATTGTCACTGAACCTGAACTAAGATCAGTAGAAGATACTGTTGCATATGCTAAAACATTACATCATTTAGTAAAATGGTTAGGAATATGTGATGGTAATATGCAAGACGGATCCTTTCGTTGTGATATAAATATATCAGTTAGAAAATATGGAGATCAAAAATTAGGAACAAGGACTGAAATTAAAAATCTTAATTCTTTTAAATTTATGGAACAGGCTATAAAATTTGAATGTAATAGACAGATTAATATTTTAGAAAATGGTGGCATAATTACACAAGAAACTAGATTATATGATCCAATAAAAAATATCACTGTATGTATGAGAAACAAAGAAAATTCTCATGGATATAGATATTTTAATGATCCTGATATATTGCCATTAAATATTTCAGATGATTTTATAAAAAAAATAAAAAATAAGATACCTGAATTACCACAAATTTGTTGTAAAAGATTTCAAAATATTTGTGAAATATCATTAACTGATGCTAAAAAATTAACTGCTAATAGAGAAATAGCTAATTATTTTGATAAAACTATTAATTTATTAAATTCAAAGTCATTATACAAAATAGCTGCTAATTTAATATTAGGTGATATTACATATTTTAGTAATAAAGAATCTAAAGATGTATTTTTCTCAAAAATATCACACATAAATCTTGCTAATATAGTAAAAAGAATAGGAGATAATACAATATCATATAAAATTGCAAAAGAAATAATAGAAGGTATATGGAATAACAAATTTATTGGTGAAATAGATGAAATTATTTTTACTAATGGTTTGAAGCAAATAGATGATATGATTGAATTTGAAAAAATTATAGATGATATAATTCAGAATAATGATGATATTGTTAAAGAATTTTTGTCTGGAAAAGAAAAAGCATTAAATTCTTTGGTTGGTAAAATTATGAAGATTACTAAAGGAAAAATAAATCCACAAAAAGTTTTATCTTTTATTAAAGAAAAAATTTATAAAAAATATTAA
- the mrdA gene encoding penicillin-binding protein 2 has translation MLELKKNAQIQKKYFRDRAFVGVLFVLFCFFILITRLWYLQVNRYEGLSAKAEQNRIAVNPILPKRGEILDRNGFVLASNRLAYTIELVISEIEEIDNLLNKLSIGIKFNEKEKFIIKKKISESNKYARLTIKNNLTEIEVAWLASRSFQFPGVKIKTRWVREYPYGALAAHVIGHIGKISDTDIDVLESLGVLGDYRGTEFIGKRGIEKTYEDVLHGSTGIEEIEVTSKGRPVRLLNRINPISGSDIVLSIDIELQKIAEKALEKYRGALVAIDNESGEILALVSMPSFDPNLFVDGIDIENWKLLSKSPNNPLINRPIYGTYPIGSVYKPFVALAALELGKRGAHDLVADPGYFEFCGQKFRNAKNISHGPADMHRAIVISSDIYFYSLGPEIGVNALHDFSKKFGFGQITGIDLDGERAGILPSTEWKRKAYKNKNQQRWYTGETISVMVGQGYNSFTLLQLAQATATLANGGNYIKPRVANFIRDHVGRVIKLNNKDILYKIPLNIDNINIIKNAMKEVTTSGTAKRAFIGANYSTAGKTGTAQVYSLKGKNYSSNEIDERMRDHSLFIGFAPAENPKITVAVIAENAGWGSAVAAPIARKVFDYWLSSKNQISKN, from the coding sequence ATGTTAGAGCTCAAAAAAAATGCTCAAATACAAAAGAAATACTTCCGTGACAGAGCTTTTGTAGGAGTGTTATTTGTTTTATTTTGTTTTTTTATATTGATTACAAGATTATGGTATTTACAAGTTAATAGATATGAGGGTTTATCTGCAAAAGCAGAGCAAAATCGTATAGCAGTAAACCCAATATTACCTAAACGTGGTGAAATTCTTGATCGTAATGGATTTGTGCTTGCTAGTAATAGATTAGCTTATACAATAGAATTAGTTATATCAGAAATTGAAGAAATAGATAATTTATTAAACAAATTATCTATTGGTATTAAATTTAATGAAAAAGAAAAATTTATAATTAAGAAAAAAATTTCAGAATCCAATAAATATGCAAGATTAACAATAAAAAATAATCTTACAGAAATAGAAGTAGCTTGGTTAGCATCTAGATCTTTTCAATTTCCTGGTGTTAAAATAAAAACACGTTGGGTTAGAGAATATCCTTATGGTGCTTTAGCTGCTCATGTAATTGGACATATTGGAAAAATCTCTGATACAGATATCGATGTATTAGAATCTTTAGGAGTATTAGGTGATTATCGTGGAACAGAATTTATAGGAAAGCGAGGTATTGAGAAGACTTATGAAGATGTATTACATGGTAGTACAGGTATAGAAGAAATAGAAGTTACTTCAAAAGGTAGACCAGTACGTTTATTAAATAGAATAAACCCAATTTCAGGATCAGATATAGTATTATCAATAGATATAGAATTACAAAAGATTGCTGAGAAAGCTTTAGAAAAATATCGAGGGGCATTAGTAGCTATAGATAATGAATCAGGAGAAATATTAGCGCTTGTTTCAATGCCTTCTTTTGATCCAAATCTATTTGTAGATGGTATAGATATAGAAAATTGGAAGTTATTAAGTAAATCACCTAATAATCCATTAATTAACAGACCGATATATGGTACTTATCCAATTGGATCAGTTTATAAACCATTTGTTGCATTAGCAGCTTTAGAATTAGGTAAAAGAGGAGCACATGATCTTGTAGCTGATCCAGGATATTTCGAATTTTGTGGACAAAAATTTCGTAATGCTAAAAATATTTCACATGGCCCAGCAGACATGCATAGAGCTATTGTAATTTCTTCTGATATTTATTTTTATTCTTTAGGTCCAGAAATAGGTGTAAATGCTTTACATGATTTTTCAAAAAAATTTGGATTTGGTCAAATTACAGGCATTGATTTAGATGGAGAACGTGCTGGAATATTACCTTCTACAGAATGGAAAAGGAAAGCATATAAAAATAAAAATCAACAAAGATGGTATACAGGTGAAACTATTTCAGTAATGGTAGGTCAAGGTTACAATTCATTTACATTATTGCAACTAGCACAAGCTACAGCTACTTTAGCAAATGGCGGAAATTATATAAAACCACGTGTTGCTAATTTTATTAGAGATCACGTAGGGAGAGTAATAAAATTAAATAACAAAGATATTTTATATAAAATTCCTTTAAATATAGATAATATAAACATTATAAAAAATGCTATGAAGGAAGTTACTACTAGTGGTACAGCTAAACGTGCTTTTATTGGAGCAAATTATTCTACTGCAGGTAAAACAGGTACTGCACAAGTTTATAGTTTAAAAGGTAAAAATTATTCTTCCAATGAAATTGATGAACGTATGCGTGATCATTCTTTATTTATTGGATTTGCTCCTGCTGAGAATCCGAAAATCACTGTTGCTGTTATAGCAGAAAATGCTGGATGGGGTTCAGCAGTAGCTGCTCCAATTGCTAGAAAAGTTTTTGACTATTGGTTATCATCCAAAAATCAAATTTCAAAAAATTGA
- the mreD gene encoding rod shape-determining protein MreD translates to MKSYNSNIFYKSKNNKLKKNIEPERLSRPSDPYFIALTIFSAWILSLSGYEKLFFNIDILLLILVFWCIYERFQIGLCLSFVFGILVDVHSTEILGKNAIFYIFTIYFITSLKSRILRFDLYGQTFHMVSIFLIAKFISQSVEAWLYGYWLGWKWSIGPILTALLWPVICWFLLLLQKYTNNKHVN, encoded by the coding sequence ATGAAGTCATATAATTCAAATATATTTTATAAATCTAAAAATAATAAACTTAAAAAAAATATTGAGCCAGAACGTTTAAGTAGACCATCAGATCCTTATTTTATAGCTTTGACTATTTTTTCTGCATGGATACTTTCTTTATCAGGTTATGAAAAATTATTTTTTAATATAGATATTTTGCTTTTAATTTTAGTATTTTGGTGTATTTATGAAAGATTTCAAATTGGTTTATGTTTATCTTTTGTTTTTGGTATTTTAGTAGATGTTCATAGCACTGAAATTTTAGGTAAAAATGCTATATTTTATATATTCACTATTTATTTTATAACTTCTTTAAAAAGTAGAATACTTCGTTTTGATTTATATGGCCAAACTTTTCATATGGTATCCATTTTTTTGATTGCTAAATTTATTTCTCAATCAGTAGAAGCATGGCTATATGGTTATTGGTTAGGTTGGAAATGGTCAATAGGTCCAATTTTGACAGCATTATTATGGCCTGTAATATGTTGGTTTTTATTATTATTACAAAAATATACAAATAATAAGCATGTAAATTAG
- a CDS encoding exodeoxyribonuclease III, whose amino-acid sequence MLKITSINLNGIRSAFNKGLLDWLETNNIDIVCTQEIKISKESMCEKIYNPNNYLGYFFHAKKNGYSGVNIYIKKNIHAILSKTCIDNIYMNDEGRVMRLDIGKLSIINLYLPSGSYNILRQKIKFQILNELKIFFNNIKKENYQTGQEFIICGDFNIAHKEIDIKNWKQNKNHPGFLPEERKWLDDIFSHIGLVDVFRLLNPNPNNYTWWSNRGNAWANNVGWRIDYQIATPNIAKLALSCNIYKDQKFSDHAPLTVSYNYSI is encoded by the coding sequence TTGTTAAAAATTACTTCTATTAATTTAAATGGAATACGTTCAGCATTTAATAAAGGATTATTAGATTGGTTAGAAACCAATAATATTGATATTGTATGTACACAAGAAATTAAAATATCAAAGGAATCTATGTGTGAAAAGATTTATAATCCTAATAATTATTTAGGATATTTTTTTCATGCTAAGAAAAATGGTTATAGTGGAGTAAATATATATATAAAAAAAAATATACATGCAATATTATCAAAAACATGTATAGATAATATCTATATGAATGATGAAGGTAGAGTAATGAGATTAGACATAGGAAAATTATCAATTATAAATTTATATTTACCATCTGGTTCTTATAATATATTAAGACAAAAAATTAAATTTCAAATATTAAATGAATTAAAAATTTTTTTTAATAATATTAAAAAAGAAAATTATCAAACTGGTCAAGAATTTATCATATGCGGTGATTTCAATATAGCTCATAAAGAAATAGATATAAAAAACTGGAAACAAAATAAAAATCATCCTGGTTTTTTACCAGAAGAAAGAAAATGGTTAGATGATATTTTTTCTCATATAGGATTAGTAGATGTTTTTAGATTATTAAATCCAAATCCAAATAATTATACATGGTGGAGTAATAGAGGTAATGCATGGGCAAACAATGTTGGATGGAGAATAGATTACCAAATAGCAACACCTAATATTGCAAAACTAGCTTTATCATGTAACATATATAAGGATCAAAAATTTAGTGACCATGCACCACTGACAGTTAGTTATAACTATAGTATTTAA
- the rodA gene encoding rod shape-determining protein RodA, which yields MEYIRSFFIKAFNLIDTPIIIILSILFIIGMVSMYSAAGSGIDAKFIEQFRNFIIALVAIFIIANIPSSFLIKISFPMYIIGLLSLIGVEYFGETIKGATRWLNLGFIRIQPSEIMKISVPMALSWYFHNYSEDIRYKDFIIATIILLLPFILIMWQPDLGTALLIFGAGIFVIYFAGLPFKLIIPTFIIISVGIFIFLYNKEFLCDSSCHWYILHEYQKNRICTLLNPNSDPLGKGFHIIQSMVAIGSGGLYGKGYMHGTQTHLDFIPERTTDFIFAVFAEEFGFYGCCFLIFMYCLLIIRCIELSTRADSQFGRLLSGSISMMIFLYVLVNIGMVTGLFPVVGIPLPFMSYGGTSLSTLGIALGLIMNISNRKKLL from the coding sequence ATGGAATATATTAGATCTTTTTTCATAAAAGCATTCAATTTGATAGATACACCTATTATAATAATATTGTCTATATTGTTTATTATTGGTATGGTATCTATGTATTCAGCTGCAGGCAGTGGTATAGATGCCAAATTTATTGAACAATTCAGAAACTTTATCATTGCATTAGTTGCTATATTTATTATAGCTAATATTCCATCTTCATTTTTAATAAAAATATCATTCCCTATGTATATAATAGGATTATTATCATTGATAGGTGTAGAATATTTTGGTGAAACAATAAAAGGTGCTACTAGATGGTTAAATTTAGGATTTATTAGAATACAACCATCTGAAATAATGAAAATATCTGTTCCTATGGCTTTATCATGGTATTTTCATAATTATAGTGAAGATATAAGATATAAAGATTTTATTATAGCAACAATAATTTTATTATTGCCATTTATATTGATTATGTGGCAGCCAGACTTAGGTACAGCATTATTAATATTTGGAGCTGGTATATTTGTAATTTATTTTGCAGGATTACCTTTTAAATTAATTATTCCAACATTTATAATAATCAGTGTAGGAATTTTTATTTTTTTATATAATAAAGAATTTTTATGTGACTCTTCATGTCATTGGTATATTTTACATGAATATCAAAAAAATCGTATATGTACTTTATTAAATCCTAATTCTGATCCTTTAGGTAAAGGTTTTCATATTATACAATCTATGGTTGCTATTGGATCTGGAGGATTATATGGAAAGGGATATATGCATGGTACACAAACTCATTTAGATTTTATACCAGAAAGAACAACTGATTTTATTTTTGCTGTATTTGCAGAAGAATTTGGTTTTTATGGATGCTGTTTTCTAATTTTTATGTATTGTTTGCTAATAATTAGATGTATAGAATTATCGACTAGAGCAGATTCTCAATTTGGAAGATTATTATCTGGTTCAATTAGTATGATGATTTTTTTATATGTATTAGTAAATATTGGTATGGTTACTGGTCTTTTTCCTGTAGTTGGTATACCTTTGCCATTTATGAGTTATGGAGGTACATCTTTATCTACTTTAGGTATAGCATTAGGTTTAATTATGAATATAAGTAATAGAAAAAAATTACTATAA
- the gatA gene encoding Asp-tRNA(Asn)/Glu-tRNA(Gln) amidotransferase subunit GatA, protein MINNCNYDSIDALKNALNKKQISAVEIAKHYLKLIEQKSDLNCFLDINYDSTMQQAKIADKLIHENKNNTLTGIPIAHKDIFVTKDWYTTAASKMLKNYISPFDATVVARLANEGAVSLGKLNCDEFAMGSSNENSAYGSVKNPWDYEIIPGGSSGGAASAIAAGLVLAATASDTGGSIRQPSSICGISGIKPTYGTVSRFGMIAFSSSFDQAGVMARSCKDLLSVIDNISGFDKNDYTSLLKCNNKLNVKGRIIEDFNNSIINFQKYSSLPLKNLKIGIPIELFNKNIDLDINHAIKNAINEFEKLGAIIVDVSLPNINLSVPTYYAITCSEASSNLARYDGVKFGYRSKDFNNLDDMISKSRSEGFGLEVKKRIILGTYILSDQNFEKYFLKSQKIRNIISQDFKTVFDSKCDIIICPVNEKLARPFKYNTNNSDDWLSDMYTLGASLAGLPALSIPCGFSSKNENRKSLPIGMQIIGKPFSEGFALAIGDTYQQITNWHKQQPNWLDTL, encoded by the coding sequence ATGATTAATAATTGTAATTATGATAGCATTGATGCACTAAAAAATGCATTAAATAAAAAACAAATTAGTGCAGTTGAAATTGCAAAACATTATTTAAAACTTATAGAACAAAAATCTGATTTAAATTGTTTTTTAGATATTAATTATGATTCTACTATGCAACAAGCAAAAATAGCAGATAAATTAATACACGAAAATAAAAATAATACATTAACTGGTATACCAATAGCTCATAAAGATATTTTTGTTACTAAAGATTGGTATACTACTGCAGCAAGTAAAATGTTAAAAAATTATATTAGCCCATTTGATGCTACTGTTGTTGCGAGATTAGCAAATGAAGGAGCAGTATCTCTTGGAAAACTAAATTGTGATGAGTTTGCTATGGGTTCGAGCAATGAAAATTCTGCATATGGATCAGTAAAAAATCCTTGGGATTATGAAATAATTCCAGGAGGATCTTCTGGTGGAGCAGCATCTGCTATTGCAGCTGGTTTAGTGCTAGCAGCTACTGCATCTGATACAGGAGGTTCTATAAGACAACCATCATCTATTTGTGGTATAAGTGGAATAAAACCTACTTATGGCACTGTTTCTAGGTTTGGTATGATAGCATTTTCATCTAGTTTTGATCAAGCTGGTGTTATGGCAAGAAGCTGTAAAGATCTTTTAAGTGTTATAGATAATATAAGTGGATTTGATAAAAATGATTATACTAGTTTGTTAAAATGTAACAACAAATTAAATGTAAAAGGCAGAATAATTGAAGATTTTAATAATTCAATTATTAATTTTCAAAAATATAGCAGTCTACCATTAAAAAATTTAAAGATTGGTATTCCTATAGAATTATTCAATAAAAATATTGATCTTGATATTAATCATGCCATTAAAAATGCAATAAATGAATTTGAAAAATTAGGAGCAATTATTGTTGATGTTTCTTTACCTAATATTAATCTTTCAGTTCCAACTTATTATGCTATTACATGTTCAGAAGCATCTAGTAATTTAGCTAGATATGATGGTGTTAAATTTGGCTATAGAAGTAAAGATTTTAATAATTTAGATGATATGATTTCTAAAAGTCGTTCTGAAGGTTTTGGATTAGAAGTAAAAAAACGTATCATTTTAGGTACATATATTTTATCGGATCAAAATTTTGAAAAATATTTTTTAAAGTCTCAAAAAATACGTAATATCATTAGTCAAGATTTTAAAACAGTATTTGATTCAAAATGTGATATTATCATATGTCCTGTAAATGAAAAATTAGCTCGACCTTTTAAATATAATACAAATAATTCAGATGATTGGTTAAGTGATATGTACACATTAGGAGCTAGTTTAGCTGGTTTACCAGCTTTGTCTATACCATGTGGGTTTAGTAGCAAAAATGAAAATAGAAAAAGTTTACCAATTGGTATGCAAATAATAGGTAAGCCATTTTCTGAAGGTTTTGCTTTAGCGATAGGTGATACATATCAACAAATTACCAATTGGCATAAACAACAACCAAACTGGCTGGATACATTATAA